A part of Paenibacillus sp. sptzw28 genomic DNA contains:
- a CDS encoding helix-turn-helix transcriptional regulator, whose translation MLALEHSQRHKELADFLKTRRLHLTPQAAGLPPHSSRRRIKGLRREEVAALSGVSLAWYTYLEQGRPIRVSEQVLDSLARTLQLDRDERNYLFALANQWMIIEPASLQLDIISPSLQLMLDQLHGCPAYIIGNRWTIVAWNQMACAVFGNYSEMDELGRNVIWRMFTDDEYRRLFVDWEALAKRLLAQFRSYFAKNIEDPWYNDITEKLKKSSPEFGEWWQQHEVFGIPVGKKELYHSRVGMLSLDYNNLLLPEHPDWVLTVFTPHPGTDTKEKLTALIR comes from the coding sequence GTGTTAGCTTTGGAACATTCTCAAAGACATAAGGAGCTTGCAGATTTTTTGAAAACACGGCGTTTGCATTTAACTCCCCAGGCTGCCGGATTGCCTCCTCATTCGTCAAGACGGCGTATTAAGGGTCTGCGCAGGGAGGAGGTTGCCGCTTTATCCGGAGTTTCATTGGCTTGGTACACGTACCTGGAGCAGGGGAGGCCGATTCGCGTATCCGAACAGGTCTTGGATAGCTTGGCCCGGACGCTGCAGCTTGATAGAGACGAACGAAACTATTTATTTGCTTTGGCCAATCAGTGGATGATCATAGAGCCGGCATCATTACAACTAGATATAATCTCTCCGTCGTTACAACTTATGCTTGATCAGCTGCACGGCTGCCCTGCTTACATAATCGGCAACCGATGGACCATTGTGGCATGGAATCAAATGGCTTGCGCTGTTTTTGGAAACTATTCCGAAATGGACGAGTTGGGGCGAAATGTGATCTGGCGGATGTTTACCGACGATGAGTACCGCAGGTTATTTGTCGATTGGGAAGCATTGGCGAAGAGGCTGCTAGCCCAATTTCGGAGTTATTTTGCCAAAAATATCGAGGATCCGTGGTATAACGACATTACGGAGAAGCTGAAGAAATCCAGCCCGGAGTTCGGAGAATGGTGGCAGCAGCATGAAGTGTTCGGTATACCGGTTGGAAAGAAGGAGCTTTATCACTCGAGAGTGGGGATGCTGAGCCTGGATTATAACAATCTGCTGCTTCCGGAGCACCCGGATTGGGTGCTCACCGTTTTTACCCCGCATCCGGGTACGGACACCAAAGAAAAGTTAACAGCTTTGATCAGGTGA
- a CDS encoding extracellular solute-binding protein: MKKRLSFILALAVVFTAAGCSNSGEGTGNKEQNKTVKTNEQSDAETTGVNEYGWDVPKEPLQITFYAGYGDQAEADKISAPMAKFYKEKFNVEIKKTVYSVDMNEKLNLMLASGDYPEVIANMDDEMAEKFIAQGRAVDLTELIDKYAPNIKEKLGKYMNLLKTDDGKIYKLPIGWGENPNVAGWDFAIRYDWWKEAGSPVYKTPEEYYQVLRQVMNKHSVNTNGEKVYALSDNTQGAGLYGAMLSAYGFKNGYKVDEASGTFTHWMNTPEGLEIARYINRFYREGMIDPDFLNNKFEDWQTKVMNERVIGNIGTWWHVWVAGQEAWSQQEKGNYNIDKRFMDVTVKAPGVDQATDVASDFLGNYRVIITDKAKDPESIVKWFNWEVSGIGTMITGYGKPDPENVWDIKDGKWIFKDSALDYNKKNENFHAVREKFGAQSYWMAAPGGWFKDDHLDPRVTRVSVYDMWPVTPEGKFLDQGVNTSWANVDGKSWDSTLFRVTFKAEDPVTTTNQTIKDTLTSEWAKIITSKTESDLEKNFNASREKLDQLGLRELEKFYAESYKKNVEKLGK; the protein is encoded by the coding sequence ATGAAAAAACGATTGAGTTTCATACTTGCGCTTGCGGTTGTGTTCACCGCTGCCGGCTGCTCGAATTCGGGCGAAGGAACCGGGAATAAGGAACAGAATAAGACTGTAAAAACAAACGAACAGTCGGATGCGGAGACGACGGGTGTCAACGAGTACGGCTGGGATGTTCCGAAGGAACCGCTGCAGATTACCTTCTACGCCGGTTATGGCGATCAGGCGGAGGCGGACAAGATTTCCGCGCCAATGGCCAAGTTCTATAAGGAGAAGTTCAATGTTGAGATCAAGAAGACGGTGTACAGCGTCGACATGAACGAGAAGCTCAATCTTATGCTTGCTAGCGGCGATTATCCCGAGGTGATCGCCAACATGGACGATGAGATGGCAGAGAAGTTCATCGCTCAGGGAAGGGCAGTCGATCTTACCGAGCTAATCGATAAATACGCCCCCAACATCAAAGAAAAATTAGGTAAGTACATGAATCTGCTGAAGACCGATGACGGCAAAATCTATAAGCTGCCTATCGGTTGGGGCGAGAATCCAAACGTAGCCGGCTGGGACTTTGCAATCCGGTATGACTGGTGGAAGGAAGCCGGCTCTCCTGTATATAAGACGCCTGAAGAGTATTATCAGGTGCTCAGGCAGGTTATGAACAAGCACTCTGTCAACACGAACGGCGAGAAGGTGTATGCCTTGTCCGATAATACGCAGGGCGCCGGTTTATATGGAGCGATGCTGTCGGCATACGGATTCAAGAACGGATACAAGGTGGATGAAGCCTCCGGCACATTCACGCATTGGATGAATACGCCCGAAGGTCTCGAAATCGCCCGCTACATCAACCGGTTTTACCGCGAGGGAATGATCGATCCGGATTTTCTGAACAACAAATTCGAAGACTGGCAGACAAAAGTAATGAATGAACGGGTTATCGGCAACATAGGCACGTGGTGGCATGTATGGGTGGCCGGACAAGAAGCATGGTCGCAGCAGGAGAAGGGAAACTACAACATCGATAAACGGTTTATGGACGTCACGGTCAAAGCTCCGGGTGTTGATCAGGCGACTGACGTCGCATCGGATTTTCTCGGCAATTACAGAGTTATCATTACCGATAAAGCGAAGGATCCCGAAAGCATCGTCAAATGGTTTAACTGGGAAGTCAGCGGGATCGGGACCATGATTACCGGGTACGGCAAACCGGATCCGGAGAATGTATGGGATATTAAAGACGGCAAGTGGATATTCAAGGACAGCGCGCTGGACTATAACAAGAAAAATGAAAACTTTCATGCGGTCAGGGAGAAGTTCGGGGCTCAGTCCTACTGGATGGCTGCACCCGGCGGATGGTTCAAAGACGACCATCTTGACCCAAGGGTGACAAGGGTCAGCGTATACGACATGTGGCCGGTTACTCCGGAAGGCAAGTTCCTGGATCAAGGTGTTAATACGAGCTGGGCGAATGTCGACGGCAAGAGCTGGGACTCCACGCTGTTCCGTGTAACCTTCAAGGCCGAGGATCCCGTAACGACCACGAACCAGACGATTAAAGATACGCTGACCTCGGAATGGGCCAAGATCATCACCAGCAAAACGGAATCCGACCTGGAAAAGAACTTTAATGCTTCCCGCGAAAAACTGGACCAGCTCGGACTTCGCGAGCTTGAGAAGTTCTATGCCGAATCCTACAAAAAGAATGTAGAGAAGCTGGGTAAATGA
- a CDS encoding sugar ABC transporter permease, translating to MMRLQRIWKRVWYRERELWSINLFAIAWVVVFAYIPMYGIIYSFFNYFPGKKLSDSEFVGLKYYIEFFSLPDVWLILRNTLVISGLNLTLGFVAPIILALLINEIRMVNFKRVIQTVSYLPHFVSWIVVASIIFTMLGNEGIVNEVLMKLGWIQEPLHIIGEGKYFWGLLTFSNIWKGIGWSSIIYIAAIAGIDQELYQAGAVDGLGRFGMAWHITLPGVRPTVLLLFILGVGSLLNAGFEQQLLLGSPTTREYHEVIDTYVYRYGIQLGRYSFATAVGFMSSILGLALVLLTNKLSKKLTDMSII from the coding sequence ATGATGAGGCTTCAAAGGATATGGAAACGCGTCTGGTATCGGGAGAGGGAATTATGGTCAATCAATCTGTTTGCGATTGCTTGGGTAGTTGTCTTTGCCTATATTCCGATGTATGGAATCATCTACAGCTTCTTTAATTATTTTCCCGGGAAGAAGCTGAGCGATTCCGAGTTCGTCGGGCTGAAATATTATATCGAGTTCTTCTCGCTGCCGGATGTCTGGCTTATTTTGCGAAACACGCTTGTCATCAGCGGTCTGAATTTAACACTCGGATTTGTTGCGCCTATCATACTTGCGCTCTTGATCAATGAGATCAGAATGGTGAATTTCAAGCGGGTCATTCAAACCGTTTCCTATCTCCCCCATTTCGTATCCTGGATCGTGGTGGCGAGCATAATCTTCACAATGCTCGGAAACGAGGGGATCGTTAACGAAGTGCTGATGAAACTCGGCTGGATTCAGGAGCCCCTTCACATTATCGGAGAAGGGAAATACTTCTGGGGGCTGCTCACGTTCTCGAATATATGGAAGGGGATAGGCTGGTCGTCGATCATCTATATCGCCGCGATTGCCGGGATCGATCAGGAGCTCTATCAGGCCGGAGCCGTTGATGGCCTTGGAAGATTCGGCATGGCTTGGCATATTACGCTTCCCGGGGTCAGGCCGACAGTGCTTCTGCTGTTCATACTCGGCGTAGGCAGCTTGCTTAACGCAGGCTTCGAACAGCAATTGCTCCTCGGCTCGCCCACAACAAGGGAATATCACGAGGTCATCGATACCTATGTATACAGGTACGGCATACAGCTAGGCCGCTACTCGTTTGCGACGGCGGTCGGATTCATGAGCTCCATACTGGGATTGGCGCTGGTGCTGCTGACGAATAAGCTTTCGAAGAAACTGACCGATATGTCAATCATCTGA
- a CDS encoding carbohydrate ABC transporter permease — protein MRAAYLKDSFGSRLFDWINAILMFIMAFVMLYPFWNQLIVSLNEGMDTARGGLYFWPRAFTLDNYRYMFENGNLTRGAVISVLRVTVGTATTLFCSGLLAYVTTVKWFSGRRFTRVMFLITLYFSGGLVPTYLLYNKLNLMDTFTVYWLPGLFSAYYMLLISSYMYNLPDALAESARIDGCGELKIYMKIIAPLCVPVFAAVAVFSAVGHWNSWFDVILYNSSGKWDTLQVYLRKILLDVEQVGKLTNEQKQMEEMRKLTPLSIRAATTMIVTLPIIISYPFFQKYFISGITIGAVKE, from the coding sequence ATGAGAGCGGCCTATTTGAAGGACAGCTTCGGCAGCCGCCTGTTTGACTGGATCAATGCAATTCTCATGTTCATTATGGCGTTTGTCATGTTATATCCCTTCTGGAATCAGCTTATTGTTTCCCTCAACGAAGGCATGGATACGGCCAGGGGAGGACTGTACTTCTGGCCGAGGGCATTTACGCTCGATAACTACCGTTATATGTTCGAGAACGGCAATTTGACCAGAGGAGCTGTAATATCCGTATTAAGAGTGACGGTAGGGACGGCTACAACACTGTTTTGTTCCGGGCTATTAGCCTATGTAACGACGGTTAAGTGGTTCTCCGGCAGAAGATTCACCAGGGTCATGTTTCTGATTACCCTCTATTTCAGCGGGGGGCTGGTACCGACTTATTTGCTGTACAACAAGCTGAATCTGATGGATACATTTACAGTCTACTGGCTTCCGGGGTTATTCAGCGCGTATTATATGCTCCTTATCTCCTCCTACATGTACAACCTGCCGGATGCGCTGGCCGAGTCGGCCAGGATCGACGGCTGCGGCGAGCTCAAGATCTATATGAAGATCATTGCTCCGCTCTGCGTCCCTGTATTCGCGGCCGTAGCGGTATTCAGCGCCGTCGGTCACTGGAATTCCTGGTTCGATGTCATTCTTTACAATTCATCAGGCAAATGGGATACGCTGCAGGTGTATTTAAGGAAAATATTGCTTGATGTCGAGCAAGTGGGCAAATTGACGAATGAGCAGAAGCAGATGGAGGAGATGAGGAAGCTCACGCCACTTTCGATCCGGGCGGCTACGACCATGATCGTAACCTTGCCGATCATTATCTCATATCCGTTTTTCCAGAAATATTTCATAAGCGGGATCACGATCGGAGCTGTGAAGGAATAA
- a CDS encoding RNA polymerase sigma factor, whose translation MKPWAKFEDLIMPHLNHLRTYCFYLTASKWEAEDLRQETLLRAFSQYNNSGEVHYPRALLLRIARNLHIDAHRRRRGTIVPIDEAMNQPYNDQNYASVRGLLEWLAEHLSEREVDMLMLAEVFHYSYRDIADELHCTVPAVKMVLHRSKRLLRERLKGHDNVEETALVIPKRNTSLRRPGQMVTVERWTKAVMNYERYTY comes from the coding sequence ATGAAGCCGTGGGCCAAGTTCGAAGATTTGATTATGCCGCATCTTAATCATTTGAGGACATACTGCTTTTACTTGACCGCATCAAAATGGGAAGCGGAGGATCTGCGTCAGGAAACGCTCCTCCGGGCCTTTAGTCAATACAACAATTCCGGCGAGGTTCACTATCCCCGAGCTCTCCTGCTCAGAATCGCCAGAAATTTGCACATCGACGCGCACCGCCGGCGACGGGGAACAATCGTACCCATTGATGAAGCCATGAATCAGCCTTATAACGACCAGAATTATGCTTCCGTGCGCGGGCTGCTCGAATGGCTCGCGGAGCATTTATCGGAGCGGGAAGTGGACATGCTTATGCTCGCCGAGGTATTCCACTACTCCTACCGGGATATCGCCGATGAGCTCCACTGCACGGTTCCTGCCGTCAAAATGGTGCTTCACCGCTCAAAGCGGTTACTGCGCGAACGGTTGAAGGGCCATGACAATGTTGAAGAGACGGCATTGGTGATACCGAAACGCAATACTTCGTTACGGCGGCCGGGACAAATGGTAACCGTAGAACGATGGACCAAGGCGGTTATGAATTACGAGCGCTATACGTACTGA
- a CDS encoding zinc-binding dehydrogenase: MKAAVLHESGSPLKVTEVSSPPLRSSSVRVRVLATHILSFTNQVVGGQFPFPLPTPYTPGLCAIGFVEDLADDVSGLTVGQKVFCSPLVSSRNNSGEPERILKGWFGMTANCQDLLDLWKEGTFAEQADFPVECITPIDLIGDDYDNSQLACMYYLCIAYGAFLRGEFKPGQSVLINGATGNLGTASVLTALAMGASRVYAAGRNLSVLESLTELDPLRVQSVPLPQREEEYGSTLSKQVKQVDIMIDAVGIIDSPSLVEAGLSVLRQGGTAVLLGGVAANVHLSYLMTLVKELNIKGSSMYPSSAPSDIVRMIHSGALNLRAFRPKTYPLELINEAIAAASGSRGLDYSILVPWQGDQEQEESR, translated from the coding sequence ATGAAAGCAGCTGTTTTACATGAATCAGGTTCGCCGCTCAAGGTAACAGAAGTCTCTTCTCCTCCCTTGCGTTCTTCAAGTGTCCGGGTCCGCGTGCTGGCTACCCATATTTTGTCCTTTACGAATCAGGTCGTCGGAGGACAGTTTCCTTTCCCCCTGCCGACCCCCTACACTCCCGGTTTATGTGCGATCGGATTTGTCGAAGATCTTGCGGATGATGTTTCGGGTTTGACGGTCGGGCAGAAGGTGTTTTGCAGTCCGCTCGTCTCCTCAAGAAACAACTCGGGTGAACCGGAGCGTATTTTAAAGGGCTGGTTCGGGATGACAGCGAATTGTCAGGACTTGCTTGATCTGTGGAAAGAAGGTACATTCGCGGAGCAGGCCGATTTTCCGGTTGAATGCATTACCCCTATTGACCTGATTGGTGATGATTACGATAATTCGCAGCTTGCATGCATGTATTACTTATGTATCGCTTACGGCGCCTTCCTGCGGGGAGAGTTTAAACCGGGGCAATCCGTACTCATTAACGGCGCGACCGGTAATTTGGGCACTGCTTCCGTTCTTACAGCCCTCGCCATGGGAGCATCCAGAGTATATGCGGCGGGCCGCAATTTATCCGTACTTGAATCGCTGACGGAGCTTGACCCTCTTCGTGTCCAAAGCGTTCCGCTTCCGCAGCGTGAAGAAGAGTATGGTTCCACACTTTCCAAGCAGGTTAAACAAGTAGATATAATGATAGACGCAGTAGGTATAATCGATAGCCCTTCACTCGTTGAAGCCGGGTTGTCTGTGCTCCGCCAAGGGGGAACTGCTGTACTTCTAGGCGGTGTGGCGGCGAATGTTCATTTATCCTACTTGATGACGCTTGTCAAGGAGCTTAACATTAAGGGCTCTTCCATGTATCCAAGCTCGGCACCCTCGGATATCGTAAGAATGATTCATTCCGGAGCATTGAATCTCCGGGCATTCCGTCCGAAGACGTATCCATTGGAGCTAATTAATGAGGCGATCGCGGCAGCATCCGGCTCACGCGGGCTCGACTACTCAATTCTAGTACCTTGGCAGGGAGATCAGGAACAGGAGGAATCGCGATGA
- the ehuB gene encoding ectoine/hydroxyectoine ABC transporter substrate-binding protein EhuB, with amino-acid sequence MKGWAIIVLVVPMLLLAGCGQKTNDPAAASGSSGGTGDEAAQDTLAKAKKQGFITVGFANENPYAYKGADGKLTGEAVEIARVILQRLGINEMRGELTEFTSLIAGLQAKRFDLITAGMFINPDRCQAVLFANPEYSIGEAIAVKKGNPLKLNSYKSIADNDKAKVAVMAGAVEIGYLKASGVPEERMVVVPDQDGAVSALQSGRADVMTMTGPALQSRLDTAKDGNLERVMDFEQPVVDGKDVRGFGATAFRPEDTAFQQAFNAELQKMKESGELLTILKKFGFTEQELPGDATAEQLCKG; translated from the coding sequence ATGAAAGGGTGGGCAATCATCGTGCTTGTGGTGCCGATGCTTTTGCTGGCAGGCTGCGGACAAAAGACAAATGATCCGGCTGCGGCAAGCGGCAGTTCAGGCGGAACAGGCGATGAAGCAGCTCAAGATACACTAGCGAAAGCCAAGAAGCAGGGGTTTATTACGGTAGGATTTGCGAATGAGAATCCGTATGCTTACAAAGGTGCGGATGGAAAATTGACAGGCGAGGCGGTTGAGATCGCCCGCGTCATTCTGCAGAGGCTTGGAATCAATGAAATGAGAGGCGAGCTGACGGAGTTTACCTCACTTATCGCCGGACTGCAGGCCAAACGGTTCGACCTGATCACGGCTGGGATGTTTATTAACCCGGACCGCTGTCAGGCAGTGCTGTTCGCCAATCCTGAATACAGCATTGGGGAAGCAATTGCGGTCAAGAAAGGAAATCCGCTTAAGCTAAACAGCTACAAATCCATCGCGGATAACGATAAAGCCAAGGTTGCCGTGATGGCCGGTGCGGTTGAAATCGGCTATTTGAAAGCATCGGGAGTACCGGAAGAACGGATGGTCGTCGTTCCGGATCAGGACGGCGCCGTCAGCGCTCTGCAGTCGGGCCGTGCAGACGTCATGACAATGACAGGACCAGCCCTGCAGTCCCGGCTCGATACGGCTAAAGACGGCAATCTGGAACGCGTGATGGATTTCGAGCAGCCTGTCGTGGATGGCAAGGATGTACGCGGATTCGGCGCTACCGCTTTCCGGCCGGAGGATACCGCTTTCCAGCAGGCCTTCAATGCGGAGCTGCAGAAGATGAAGGAGTCGGGCGAGCTGCTGACGATACTGAAGAAGTTCGGCTTCACCGAGCAGGAGCTGCCCGGGGACGCAACAGCCGAGCAGCTCTGCAAAGGGTAA
- a CDS encoding DUF5695 domain-containing protein, with protein MNENRVDILTSGRFDLRIRNGSVASLKYARDPHDNEFINPNSAFGEVYVTYRIPGHDWVRTNTRILCGKNPLKPSAPDNGAAYYASCMPNENAPSDILIHRSYQLEQDLFHYTVQIENNCSEPVEIGDLAIPFPMNSSFGWGKKPSESVLRHSFISGHGSFMFWMRSNSCGPYLTMTPAANTKFEYFDMHADEEDQGNGKEHQYRAYIHSAAQGGIAGRKGCSWRKTHTSVRLSPKGERGDSASYSLRFQWASDYDDVRRIIVEEGLIDVQVVPGMTVPDDLFAMFYLRTRQSIHSVIPEFPGDTELSYIGPKADDTHVYKVKFSKLGENLLTVNYGDGKSMILEFFVTEPVETMIKKRAAFIARCQHKDPAKWYNGLFAEWNMESQVLLGPDNYDRIKGWRIYEVSCDDPGLCKPAYLAAKNAEYPDGKEVEALDYYIANFVWGGLQRTDEEEYPYGIYGIPDWKTLRGSEDDGPAGKLHIWRIYDYPHIILLYWSMYRIGRNYPDTDMLLHKEAYLERAYRTAVAMFTIPAETGDWPAYKTGLYNELVIEDIVSELYAIGWKEKALRLERLWSKKVRFFVDENPDMFGSEYPFDSTGFESTHAFAKYALKHSVKSMDESPERNAKQTLTYSSAVKFMEAQVEANIFCRGWIEPAYYLYGSDYRATGDAAYTLSYMSQMGGWAVLDYALNYSGNPYVHLRLGYASILSSWALMNSGRPESNYGYWYPGEENDGGAGGGFEPSPFGYTWLDQEHHRGSWYYSCEIDLGYCGALRGASTILADDPIFGRFCYGGDFAETDNGLMVTMKDGVRRRFHSLLDGCKLHIGIDTGHISARSPIVLKEDLTEVHFVLESGTAAGHTIVLSVSGLPAAAAYGIYVENERVALIEKSETFAVPVPVVSSRATIIVKREQGEVADLTSGR; from the coding sequence ATGAATGAGAATAGGGTCGACATCTTGACGAGCGGGCGTTTTGACCTGCGGATCAGGAACGGCTCCGTCGCGAGCCTCAAATATGCACGGGACCCGCATGATAACGAGTTCATTAACCCAAACAGCGCATTCGGTGAAGTCTATGTAACTTACCGGATACCGGGCCATGACTGGGTCCGGACAAACACGCGCATCCTGTGCGGAAAGAACCCTCTAAAGCCTTCAGCGCCGGATAACGGCGCTGCGTACTACGCGAGCTGCATGCCTAATGAAAACGCCCCCTCCGATATTTTGATCCATCGCTCCTACCAGCTCGAACAAGATCTGTTCCACTACACCGTCCAAATTGAAAACAACTGCAGCGAACCTGTGGAAATCGGCGACCTTGCAATACCTTTCCCCATGAACAGTTCATTCGGTTGGGGGAAGAAGCCGTCCGAAAGCGTACTTAGGCACAGCTTCATCTCAGGGCATGGCTCCTTCATGTTCTGGATGCGCAGCAACAGCTGCGGGCCGTATCTCACGATGACACCGGCGGCTAACACTAAATTTGAATATTTCGATATGCACGCAGACGAAGAGGATCAAGGCAATGGAAAAGAGCATCAATACCGTGCATACATCCACTCGGCAGCGCAAGGTGGAATTGCCGGGCGGAAGGGCTGCAGCTGGCGCAAGACCCATACGAGCGTAAGGTTATCGCCAAAGGGGGAGCGAGGAGATTCCGCATCGTATTCCCTTCGCTTTCAGTGGGCATCCGATTATGACGATGTACGGAGGATCATCGTGGAGGAAGGTCTGATTGACGTGCAGGTCGTACCCGGGATGACCGTGCCGGATGATTTATTCGCCATGTTTTATCTAAGGACCAGGCAATCCATACATTCCGTAATCCCCGAATTTCCGGGTGATACCGAGCTGTCGTATATCGGGCCCAAAGCTGACGATACGCACGTTTACAAGGTGAAGTTCTCCAAACTCGGGGAAAATCTCCTCACAGTGAATTATGGAGACGGGAAATCGATGATACTGGAGTTTTTCGTTACGGAGCCCGTTGAGACGATGATCAAAAAAAGGGCCGCCTTCATCGCCAGGTGCCAGCACAAGGATCCGGCCAAATGGTATAACGGATTATTTGCCGAATGGAACATGGAGAGCCAGGTGCTGCTTGGTCCGGACAATTACGACCGGATTAAGGGCTGGAGGATTTACGAGGTGAGCTGCGATGACCCGGGACTTTGCAAGCCGGCATATCTGGCAGCCAAAAATGCCGAATACCCCGACGGGAAGGAAGTTGAGGCGCTGGACTACTACATCGCGAACTTCGTATGGGGCGGCCTCCAACGAACCGATGAGGAAGAGTACCCTTACGGCATATACGGCATTCCCGATTGGAAGACGCTTCGCGGCAGCGAAGACGACGGTCCCGCAGGGAAGCTGCATATATGGCGAATTTACGATTATCCCCACATCATTCTCCTGTATTGGAGCATGTACAGGATCGGTAGAAATTACCCCGACACCGACATGCTGTTGCACAAAGAAGCATATCTCGAACGCGCATACAGAACGGCGGTCGCCATGTTTACAATTCCGGCGGAAACCGGCGATTGGCCGGCTTACAAGACCGGGCTGTATAACGAATTGGTTATCGAAGACATAGTGAGCGAGCTGTATGCGATCGGCTGGAAAGAGAAGGCCTTGCGGCTTGAACGTCTTTGGAGCAAGAAAGTACGCTTCTTCGTAGATGAAAATCCGGATATGTTCGGATCGGAGTACCCCTTCGATTCAACCGGATTCGAAAGCACCCACGCTTTTGCGAAATACGCGCTGAAGCATTCGGTCAAGTCCATGGACGAATCACCGGAGCGGAATGCCAAACAAACTCTTACATACAGCAGCGCGGTGAAGTTCATGGAGGCGCAGGTGGAAGCGAACATTTTCTGCCGCGGCTGGATTGAACCGGCCTATTACTTGTACGGCAGCGATTACCGGGCGACAGGGGACGCGGCGTACACGTTAAGCTACATGTCTCAGATGGGCGGATGGGCGGTGCTCGATTACGCGCTGAATTACAGCGGCAACCCTTACGTGCATCTGCGACTCGGCTATGCATCGATATTGAGCTCGTGGGCGCTGATGAACAGCGGAAGGCCGGAGAGCAATTACGGTTACTGGTACCCGGGTGAAGAAAACGACGGCGGCGCGGGCGGCGGGTTCGAGCCTTCACCCTTCGGTTATACATGGCTGGATCAAGAGCATCACCGCGGTTCTTGGTACTATTCCTGTGAAATTGACCTCGGTTACTGCGGGGCTTTGCGAGGGGCTTCAACAATACTTGCCGATGATCCGATATTTGGACGTTTCTGTTACGGCGGCGATTTCGCGGAGACGGACAACGGCCTTATGGTCACGATGAAGGATGGGGTGAGAAGAAGGTTCCATTCTTTGCTGGATGGTTGTAAGTTGCATATCGGGATCGATACAGGCCACATCTCCGCGAGGAGCCCGATTGTTCTGAAGGAAGATCTAACGGAGGTGCATTTTGTGCTTGAAAGCGGCACTGCAGCCGGGCATACCATAGTGCTGAGCGTATCCGGCCTTCCCGCAGCAGCAGCGTATGGCATTTATGTGGAAAACGAGCGGGTGGCTTTAATCGAAAAGAGTGAAACGTTTGCGGTTCCTGTCCCCGTTGTGTCGAGTAGAGCGACGATTATCGTCAAGCGGGAACAAGGTGAGGTGGCGGATCTGACGTCCGGTAGGTAG
- a CDS encoding AraC family transcriptional regulator: protein MGVRTPLVFVSSGQFASEEAWSHASRIINSFEVIIGVNKTLYIKQDDTEYQVAPGEVLLLLPGRVHAGYRECEPGVSFYWLHFKCTGHYELLPESELADEIGRLTGSSAEPAKTESVYLPLYHHPKSLERVNILFHQMQHLAKSNSFIASGVHYLLTSLLIELSEQALSKFHSTAQTDLDRRLVDILEWIRIHTSGPLTVSSVAHKFGYNKDYLSRFFKQKMGKTMQEFIHQQKLSKMKDFLSRTNLSIKEITYHVGMNDEKYLLRLFKKYERMTPTEFRRAYYLKHMNND, encoded by the coding sequence ATGGGCGTAAGGACTCCGCTGGTTTTTGTTTCCAGCGGACAATTCGCTTCCGAAGAGGCGTGGAGCCATGCAAGTCGAATCATCAACAGCTTTGAAGTCATTATCGGTGTAAACAAAACACTCTACATCAAGCAGGACGATACTGAATACCAGGTCGCTCCAGGTGAAGTCCTGCTCCTCCTCCCGGGGCGGGTTCACGCCGGCTACCGGGAGTGCGAGCCGGGAGTATCCTTTTATTGGCTTCATTTCAAGTGTACGGGCCACTATGAGCTTCTGCCCGAGAGCGAGCTTGCGGATGAAATCGGGCGGCTAACCGGGAGTTCGGCGGAACCTGCCAAAACCGAATCCGTTTACCTCCCTTTGTATCACCATCCCAAAAGTCTGGAGCGGGTCAATATTTTGTTCCATCAAATGCAGCATCTGGCCAAATCGAACAGCTTTATTGCAAGCGGCGTCCACTATCTGCTTACTTCGTTATTAATCGAGCTGTCAGAGCAGGCACTGTCCAAATTCCACTCCACCGCCCAGACAGACTTGGACCGGAGGCTCGTCGACATCCTCGAATGGATTCGCATTCACACCTCCGGCCCGTTAACCGTATCCTCGGTCGCCCACAAATTCGGCTACAACAAAGATTATTTGTCCCGCTTCTTCAAGCAGAAAATGGGGAAAACAATGCAGGAATTTATTCATCAGCAAAAATTGTCGAAAATGAAGGACTTTCTCTCCCGCACTAATCTCAGCATTAAAGAGATCACCTACCATGTCGGGATGAACGACGAGAAATACCTGCTTAGGTTATTCAAGAAATATGAGCGAATGACGCCTACCGAGTTCCGAAGGGCGTATTATCTGAAGCACATGAATAACGATTAA